Genomic window (bacterium):
AGAAACGTGCTGCTGCAGGAGGAATTATGAGAAGTGACACAATGAGGAGTACTCCCACAACGTGTAGCCCTGCCACTGCTACGACCACGAGGAGTGTCATAAGATATAAATCAAGAAGGTGTACTGGCCAGCCATCAGAGCGCGCAAAATCTTCATCAAAGCAAATAAGTCTTATCTCTTTGAGTGGAATAAGAGCTCCAATGGTGACAAGGCAGGCAATCAACAGTAAGAGACGTGCATCATCATAATTTAACGAAGCAGTTTGTCCAAAAATAAAGTGGCTAAGACCGCCCTCGTCGCCAGTCCCGAGCACTTGAATTACGCTAATCAGGACAATGCCCAGCCCAAAAAAAGAGCTGAGTACAACACCGATAGCAGTGTCTTCATGGAGACGAGAAGAGCGAACGATCCACTGCACAAGTCCTACACCTAATATCCCTGTAAAACTTGCTCCCACAAGAAGTGAGGGCAGGTGCTTCCCATTGACTCCGATTGTCGTTCCAAGGAGGAATGCAAGAGCTAGGCCTGGAAGTGTGCAGTGAGCAATCGCATCTGCCATGAGTGCTCGTTTTCGGAGGATGCTCATCGTTCCAACGACCCCTGCAGCGATTCCCAGTACCGAGGTGCCGAGCAGGACCAGATTCGCATTTAAGCCACTCTGAAATGATACGATACTGATCCATTCGCTCCAAAGGGCGGATTCACTGAAATGTGCTGTGGAGAGGGGTGTTGCCATAGCTCTTACTTAACGCGCCCCACTACTCGGGAAGCTTTTCTCCTCTGGTCGCTCTGGCAAGCGCCTCACCCACTTCATCGAGGAGAGATAGTTTTCCACCAAATGTTTTTCTGAGGTTGGACTCATTGAAAACATTCTCAACTGCGCCATGAGCAATGATACGAGTATTAAGCATGAGTACATGCTGGAAGTATTCTTTGACCGTTGAAAGATCATGGTGTACCGCAATGACAGATTTACCACTTTTTCGCAGTGTGTGGAGAATTTCGATAATTGCTTTTTCCGTTGTTGCATCAACACCTGCGAATGGTTCGTCCATGAAGTATAACTCTGCTTCCTGAGCAAGCGCTCTTGCCAGAAAGACTCGTTGTTGTTGGCCGCCGGAAAGTTGATTAATTTGCCGAGAGGCAAAGTCAGAAAGACCGACTTGATGGAGGTAGTGCCGAGCAGCCTCTTGATCTGCTTTTTTCACTCTTTTTAGCCAACCAATTTTTCGGTACCGCCCCATACAGACAACTTCAAGCGCCGATATAGGGAAATTCCAATCTACGGATTCTCTCTGAGGGATATATCCGATGCGATGCTGTACCTCGTGATATGCTTTGCCCCAAAACTCAACAATTCCCGTCGCACGGGGGATCAGTTCTAGGCAGGCCTTGATCAGAGTCGATTTGCCTGCCCCGTTGGGTCCGACAATCGCAGTGAGTTTTCCGGTAGGGCAATCAAACTCCATATCCCATAGGACGGGTCTTTGGTCGTATGCAACGGTCATGGAATGCACGGAGAGAGGATTTGCTGCGCTATGCTCGGGCATAGCCTCAAGAGTTTGAGTTCTTCCGATTTGTTTCTTTCCACTCACGAGAGATCCTCCTTGTGTGACTGATTGGGCTCTTTTCGCATAGCAGTTACGAAAGTAGTAATGTTGTGTTTTATCATTCCTATGTAAGTCCCTTCTGGGGTTCCTTCTTCACCCATCGCATCAGAGAAAAGCGTGCCTCCGAGTTGTACGGTATGTCCTTGTGCCTCGCTTCCCTCTCTGATTGCTCTTACATTGCGGTCGGAAACAGTACTTTCAATGAATACGGCTGGCACTTCACGTTCGATCAGTTGGCTGACTATTCCCTTAATATCGCGAATCCCTGCCTCAGATTCAGTGCTGATTCCTTGAATGCCAATTACACGAACGCGGTAGCGAGTCCCAAAATAGTGAAATGCATCATGAGCGGTCACAAGCACTCTTTTGCGCTCAGGAATTAAGCGAATTGAATCCGAAGCAAATGCGTTGAGTTCATCAAGTTGAGAGAGATAATTATTCGTGTTTTTACGAATGACGGATTCCATGTTTGGGAAATGCGTAATCAGTGAATCCGAAATGATTCTTGTTACTTCTTTCCAGAGGATGGGATCCATCCATATATGCGGGTCATAAGCTTTAGTGTATTCCTCCGGTGCGTGAAGAAGGAGGGGATTGAGCAAATCTCCAACAGCAATCACATTCTGCTTTACTTTTTGAATTCGCTCTAAGGCATGTGCAAAACGACCTTCAAGTTTCAGGCCGTTGAGAAAGATAAGATCTGCTTTTAATAAAGATGCGATGTTGTCCCTCGTTGGCTTGTACATATGAGGGTCAACTCCAGAACGCATCAGATGTTGAACGTGCGCATGCTCTTGAACGAGATTTCTTATCGTGTCTCCTAACATGCCGGTGGTAGTAACAATGATTGGTGTTCTGGTATCTGAATATGAGGTGGAGGGCGAGAGCAGAATGCAAAGAACAAGAGCTGTAGTTATTCGGAGGGTGATGAGAGCATGATGCTTGAAGGAAGCGTCAAAGCGCGTAGGGTCCGCTGTGCAGTTTGCATTCCAGTTGGAGCACAGAAGCTTCCTAGACCCATAAGTATTCATATTCGTTTTTCTTTGCGTACCTTACTATTATCAGTGTAGCATATGCTACATGTCAAGGTCTCGAGAGGACAAATCAAGGTTTTATCTGGGTGCTTTTATGGTGGAAGAGAGAAGATGAGGAGAAAACCGAACAAAGATAGTAAAAAGCGGCGTGAGCCCAGAGATTCCTCAGATGCGAAGAGTTTGAGTTTTCGGGCAAGCCACTTCGAGACGAAGCGAGAGCAACACAATCTTGAGGCCGCGGAAGATTATACTGAGCTCGTATACGAACTTGAACAACGGATTGGTGAGGCCCGTACCGGCACAATAGCAGAGCACCTCGGCATCTCCCACGTTACGGCACTTCGGACGATTAAGCGATTGCAGGCACTTGGATATCTGAAAACGGCACGTCAAAAGCCAGTAGAACTTACGGCCAAAGGAAGAAAGCTCGCTATCGCATCCAAAGCTCGTCATGAGATGCTAGTTGATTTTTTTGTATCATTAGGAGTGCCAAGAGAGATAGCCGAACATGATGTGGAGGGTGCAGAACATCATTTTAGCAAAGTTACGCTTCGAAGAATCAGGCAGGAATTAGAAAGACGGACGGACTAATCCGAATCTTATCAAGAATCTTCCCTCTCTACTTACTGACAAGACTTAAAATCGTTTCTCGAGATTTTCTGATTACGAGGTCAATCTCATCTGAGGAGATTAAAAACCAGGGCGTATAACGGAGGGAGTTCTTTCCTCCATGGATGACATTTACTCCTGTTCTTCTCAGCCGTTGCTCAGCCCCATCATTTCCAACGACAAGAATCTCTGGCGAGAGTTCTGCTGACAAGAGGAGTCCTGTGCCCTGAACTTTTAGAATTAAGTCGGGAAGCTCTTGCTGAAGTGCTTGCAGCTTTGTAAGAAACTCTTTCCCTTTCGAGCAGATATTCTTTTCCAAAGATGGGGAGCATGCCTTTAAGACTTGAGAAGCAACATCAAGTGCGCGAGGAGCTGCCGTCATTGTATTTCCATACGTGCCTAACGCATATTCGTCAGCAGCCCACTGTTGCATTGCCAAAACGGAAAGTGGATATTGCCCGCCATTGAGAGCCTTAGAGTACACCTCCATATCAGGCGGTTCGCAGGTTTCAAACTCTGGATAGTCAATAACACTTAAGACTCCATGAGCCCTTAGACCAGCTTGGATTGAGTCGATGATGAGGAACGATCCGTGTTCTTTCGTCCGTGCTCTCGCAGCATCATAAAATTCACGGGAGAGCGGATAGCCTGGATTCCCTTCCCCCATGACAGGTTCAAGGACCAGGGATTCGATGAAGCATTCTTCTCGAACGAGATTGTCAAAAAGTTCGTGAAATCGACTCACATCGTTTACGGGGACTTCAATCCAGTCTGAATGATCTGAGAAGGACGCCAATGCAGCCTCATATTTATTACTGGTTGAACCTGAGATTCGCGCAGCGCGGTAAGTGCGGCCATGGAATGAGCCTCGAAAACTCATTATTCGGACACGTTTCCCTCTATGCTGTCCCCCAGTATCTGTGGCTTTCTTCGCATGTGCATCGGAGATTCTCAGAGCGACTCCCATCGCCTCGGAACCGCTGTTCATAAAGATAAATTTAGAGAATGGACACTGCTGCGTTGAGTGTTTGTGACCAATCAAGGCCTTTAACTGTTTGCCGGTGCGATGCTGAGAAAAAGAGGGTGTCATGATATTCGCCATTGTTTGACGAGTTGCCATTGCTTCTCTTATGCAGTCTGGATCATGGCCATGCCCGAGCATTCCATACCCACCAGCTTCATAGATAACGGCTCCACCAGCGGTAACTATCCAAGGCCCGCGTGCAGCAAGTGGAACGTATGGGCTTGAAGTCTCGGGAGGATAGAAATTTAAGAAATCTTGTCCCAAAGATTGTTGAAGCGCATCTTCGGTGAGTTCTTTCAGTCCAGGAAACTCCAGATCGATGAATTGAATATTGTCGATTGCTTGCTCAATAGCCTGTCGTAATAGGGGATCACGCGAGAAAAAATATTCAACTTCATCGTTTGAAAGGCCGCAAACGCTACTCTGTCTCGTGAACGCGCGGAGTTGCTCCAGTAGTTTTACTCCAGTGTATCTCATGCCTATTTTCTATTCCCCCGATACAGCCCTCAACAACAAGAATGGTTCCATTGCTGATAACTCCTGCTATGCCCGCTTAGGAATTAGCGAGAGTGCCTTTGGACGGCGACACTCAGTGAATACCATCTCCTTTGGATTCAACCCTTATTACCGTTATTATAGCGGCGCATTCAACAAAGGGCGAGTTCTAAAAAGAGTAAGTATTGAGAAATATTGAGCAAGCGTCCATACTATTGTTCACTACCATGATGTACTTGGAGCTCTACAGAGTGTTATGACGAAAAGCGAGAAGAATGCAATCTCTCCGCGGAGGGGAGAAGATTACCCTGAGTGGTACCAACAAATAGTCCGAGCTGCTGATTTAGCTGAGAACTCACCGGTCCGTGGATGTATGGTCATTAAGCCTTGGGGATACGGAATCTGGGAACGAATTCAAAGAGAGCTCGATGATCGAATCAAGGCTACAGGCCATGAAAATGCATACTTTCCACTTCTTATTCCGCTAAGCTTTCTTGAGCGAGAGGCTGAGCATGTCGAAGGATTTGCAAAGGAGTGTGCGGTCGTTACTCATCATCGATTAGAAGAAAGAGATGGAAAGCTCATCCCAGCAGGTGAGCTTGATGAACCATTCGTCATTCGACCAACATCGGAGACGATTATCGGAGAAACCTTCGCCAAATGGGTTCAGTCGTATAGAGACCTTCCCTTGTTGATCAATCAGTGGGCGAATGTGATGCGCTGGGAGATGCGGACAAGGTTGTTTCTGAGAACTTCAGAATTTCTCTGGCAGGAAGGGCATACCGTACACGCTTCAGAGGCAGAAGCGATGGAAGAGACGATGAACATGTTAGAGGTGTATCGTGAGTTGGCAGAGGATGTAATGGCGATGCCAGTCTTCACGGGCGAGAAAAGTGCAGGCGAACGGTTCCCAGGGGCTGAGAGAACGTTCTGTATCGAAAGTATGATGCAAGATCGGAAGGCACTGCAGGCAGGCACCTCACATTACCTTGGACAAAACTTTTCAAAAGCGTCTGGAATTCGATTTGTAGACGAAAGTGGAGAAATCCAATTTGGATACACTACGTCTTGGGGCGTTTCCACCAGACTAGTGGGCGGACTGATCATGACTCACGGGGATGATGATGGATTACGCTTGCCTCCAAAATTAGCTCCACAACAAATTGTTATTCTCCCCGTTATTCCAAAAGATGAGCATCGGGAAAGTGTTCTTGCATTTGCTGAGAGCCTTCAAAAGGAGCTTTCCTCCCTTCGCTATTCTGACGAGCGTGTTCGAGTGGTGGTTGATAAAAGAGATCTTCGAGGTGGAGAAAAGTCCTGGCAATGGGTTAAAAAGGGTGTTCCGATACGAATAGAAGTAGGTCCACGAGATATCGAGAGTGATAAAGTCGTTTGTTATCGACGAGACCGTGGAGTAAAGGATAAAGAGTTCTTCGATAGAAGAGAGTTTGTCTCGCGCGTGCCAGAGATTCTGGAGACTATCCAAAACACCCTCTTTTCTGAGGCCAAATCGTATCGTGACTCGCATGTCAATACTGATATCACCAGCCTTGACGAGATGAAGGAGTTCTTTACTCCGCAAAATGTCGAGAAGCCCGAAATTCACGGAGGATTTGTACGGGCTCCCTGGTGTGGCGATCCAGATACGGAACAAACGCTAGCCCAAATGAAGCTATCTATTCGATGTCTCCCATTCGATGGCAACCATGCTGAAGGAAAGTGTGTCGTTTCGGGCCGACCTGCTCAGCGCGAGGCGATAATTGCAAAATCATACTGATTGAAAGCCTGAGAGATAGAAATGAATAGTGAAAAGTATCCCATTGCAGTCACGACATTTTATACCTTTGCTCCCCTTAGTGAAGAAACGCTCAACGAATGGGAACAAAAAATCTTTACGTTTTCTGAGTCGAGTGGCTTATTTGGGCTGATTATTTCGGGTGCAGAGGGGTTAAATGCGACCGTTGCTGGCTCAGATGATACCATCGGCTCGTTTAAAGCACTTATTCGTTCAATCGATGGATTTCAAGATACTATTTTCAAAGATAGTAGAGCGGCAAGCATTCCATTTAAGCGATTTAAGATTAAGCGACGTGACGAGATTGTTACTCTGAAAAGACCAGAATTTGTGCCTGCTTCATCAAACAACAATCACCTTTCACCAGAGGAGTGGGAGAAGGTGCTCCAAAGTGAAGAGGATTACGTTCTGATCGACACGAGGAATAGCTATGAGGTTGAGGTTGGCAAGTTTGAAGGTGCCATTGATCCGGAAATGCACATGTTCAGTGAGTTTGGCAACTTTATCGATCGAGCTGAGATTCCGAAAGAAAAGAAAGTTTTGATGTATTGTACCGGAGGTATTCGGTGTGAAAAAGCAATTCTCGAAATGCAGTCAAGAGGCTATGAAGATGTCTATCAGCTAGAGGGAGGTATCCTTAACTACCTCCAAAAATATCCCAATTCAAAGTATGAAGGGGAGTGCTTCGTATTTGATCACCGCGTTGCAGTGAATCAGGAGCTGCTTCCATCGACTACCTTCAAATTATGTCCGCACTGTGGAGATCCGGGCAATGTACGTGTGAGCTGTGCTCTTTGCGAATCAGAAGCCATTGTGTGTGCGGAGTGCAGGTCTCTCAGTTATGGAGAGACCTGCTCAAAGAACTGTGCGTATCATCTGCGAACTCAGTCGATAGGTTAGTTTGCGAGATCCTCGACAATGATCAATATGCAGGATGCCAGCGTTGTATTGTTGAAGCACAGTTGTTTGCTTTAACGACTGACTCTTGCTGCGCCATCAGCGATCGGAAAAGAAATCGTTCTTCCGTCCGTTAGCTGTGCAACGACATAAACATTATCAGGGTAGCTCTTTCCGGAGCGCGAAAATCGAAAATGCGCTCGACCTCCATTATGAGAATCCCCACTAAATCGCCCTTCCTCAACAAGATTTTCTTTTGAGGGAGGCATTGCTTCATAGATGCCGGCCGAGAGAATATTCCCTGTATATTGAGATGGAAAGAGTACCACGAGCTTTCCATCGCTCTCTGAGCTTGGTTTCCAAAGGAATTCGCCAGACCCGCCAGAGGCATGCGTTCCAATGTTGTGAGTTGAAGGCAGGGTGTTTGATGGCGCATTTAAAGCGCGGCTCCCGATGTTGAGTTCTCCCGATTTTTCGCGACTTAGGATATCGATTGCTTTACGCGTAGCCTGGGACACAGACGCCGTTGCAATTGTATCATCGCCTGGTCCACCGCGGCCGTCATACAACGCATCAAGCCGTTCATCGAGTTGTGCAGCGCGAAATGAAATTCCGTTAACACGTTCTGCTACATCTTTCGTAACCAGACCGTTCTCTACAAGCGATGAGAGGGCAGATTTAACCGCATCTTCAGCTGAGAGTCCTTGTTTTTGTGCTTTCTTAAATTGCTTCTCATAAGCACTTGCCAGAGATTGATCTTGCTCTTCAAGTAGGTAACGAACAAGCGCATGCTGAAAGGCTTCCTCATCAATTTCCCCGGTATTTCCAATCTTGAAAGGATCGCTATCAAGCGGGGGTGGAGCAGAGTTATCGAGTCCCATCTCACCATTTAACGTATTGATTCGTTGAGGTGTTAAAGCAAAATCGATTCTTGAGAGTGATTGCAGCGACGGATTAATATTCATATTCAACTCCAGCGTTAAGTGAAAGGATGTCTCGTTCTCATTGTTATTCGTGAGGGTCGAATGATTTGTTTCGTGAATGAGTGCGGTTTATATCGAAGTGTCCCGTCTTATGTGCTGATTACACAGTGGGTTCCGCACTGACCTTGTCAATTTCGATTTGAATCAACGTTCATGTTTTCGAGTGTTGGAGCTGGTCTCGCCTTAGAGAGCAACAGAACGCTCTGCTTCTCGTTCCTCGTGATAGGCCTCGAGGTCCGCAGCACTCATCTGTATAGAGAAGAGTTTACTTAAGTAGGCTCTGCCTGAGTCTGCCAGGATACAAACAGCCACATCGTCTCGTTTTAGGTGTTGAAGTTGTGTCGACAGCGCATAGAGCACTGCGCCACTACTTGGTCCGACCAGATATCCCTTCCGAGCATACTCTCGAGCCGTTTGAAAGGCATGCTCATCATAAATGGGCACCACGGTATCAACAAGTTGGCGCTGTAGAACCTCTGAGAAGACATCTACTCCGATACCCTCAACTGCATAAGCTCGAGGAGTTTTTGCAGAGAGAAGCGAATGGGCAGAGTCCGCACCTGTTACTACTATTTGGGAGTTTTTCTCTTTCAGAAACTTTGAAGTGCCAGAGATTGTTCCGCAACTCCCCATCCCACAAAAGAAATGAGTTATCTCTCCATTTGTCTGTTCCCATATCTCGGGGCCAGTGGACGCGTAGTGTGCTTCTGCGTTTTTTACGTTGTAATATTGATTTGGCATGAACGCCCCAGGGATCTCTTGAGCCAGCTTCTGCGCTCTCTTGCTGTACGAGTCAGGATCATCGTGACTAGAAGCATCAGGAGCGATGTGGAGCTCTGCGCCATAGGCTCGGAGAGCAGCTTTCTTCTCAGAGCTGGTGTGTTTTGGAACAACGATGATGACACGATATCCCTTGACGGCTCCTATCATTGCAAGAGCAATTCCCTGATTGCCCGACGAGCCCTCAACGATAGTTCCTCCTGGCTTTAAGAGCCCACGTTCTTCGGCATCTTCTACCATGTACAGGGCAGCTCGGTCCTTGATACTTCCCCCAGGGTTAAGAAACTCTAATTTTGCGTATACGGTGGCCTCGGTCGGGAGATCTAAACGGACGAGTGGTGTGTTACCGATCAGAGAAAGCAGTGGATTCTGGAGATTTTGTAGAGTTTTTGTCGTCATTTCTTTTTCGTTTGTTATGCCACTTTTTGAATGATATCGATTATTTTCCTGTTAGACATCTTCATCGGAGCAATGCTACTCATGTGCTCTGCTCGTTGCGATATTTCAGACAATATCCTCATACTCACATATGTTCATCGTCTGAACGGTTTTGTTGATGCGACGCATGAGACCAGTGAGAACTTTACCGCTGCCAAACTCAACACTATTCGTTACTCCGCATAATTGAATCGCACTTTCTACACATTCAACCCACCGTACCGAACCACATACCTGTTTTACAAGGTTTTCTCGAATTATCTTCGGATCTTCCGTGAGTGCAGCAGAGACATTTTGAACGATTGGAAACTGAGGGGTATGAAGCTCTACCTCAGCAAGTAACGGGGCCAGTTGTTCTTCAGCTGGCTTCATAAGGCTACAGTGGAACGGAGCGCTCACCTGAAGTTTCTTTATCTTCCACGCAGGATTTTTTTCACAAAAAATTTCAATATCACCCGCCGTACCAGCAAGTACCACTTGTCCAGGAGCATTGATATTAGCCATTTGTACTGTCGTCCCTGCGCAGTCGGTAATAGCAGCCTTAATTTCGCTCAGCTCTTTGCCGAGTACAGCAATCATACTGCCTTCGCCTTCTTTCACTGCTCCTTGCATGAATTTCCCCCTATTATGGACGAGGAGGAGTGCATCTCGGAATGAAATTGCTCCGCTTGCCACGAGCGCAGAGTATTCGCCAAGGCTATGTCCTGCAGCTACTTTAATCTGGATATCAGGATTTTTCTGTCTCCAGGCTTCATAAGCGATTACACTGACGGTGAGTAGGGCGGGCTGAGTAATCTCGGTTTTCGTAAGTTGTTCTATCGGTCCCTCAAAACAAACCGTTGATAGCTTCATGGAGAGCGCGTCATCTGCTTCTTGGAACCGTTCTTTTGCATGTGAAGAATTCTCGAAGAAGCTCTTGCCCATACCGACCATTTGAGCGCCTTGTCCGGGGAAAAGGGCAAAAATTGATGCATTTTCCATGTATTCATTTCTCCGTAAAATTAAGGTGGAAAGCTTATCGAGTTGACCAGATTTTGTCCATTTTTTCAGGTGGATACCCAGACTTTCCAGAGGAAATCACTATATGTAATCTTAATGGGTTATAGAAGATTTCCGTCAAGATATCTGAAAAATATGCCGACCTTTCCATGTATCAGCCGAGAAAGTGTGTGTTCTTAGTGTGGTTTTCATGATGTTGTCAGACGAAGAATCAAATCTTCCATCAATCCTGCTCGTTGATGATAACGAGACTATTCTTCAAATGCTCAGAACGCTTTTTCGTGCGAACGGGTTTCAAGTGCAATCTGCGATGAACGGAGTGGCAGCTCTAGACCTCGTTCAAAAAGGAAGATGCGATATCGTTATTTGTGATGTCATGATGCCTCAGCTGGGAGGATTTGATTTTCTGAAAGAAGTTCGCGCAATTCCCGAGGCCTCTCATATCCCATTTGTTTTCTTGTCAGCGTTAGCAGAAAAGGAAGAGGTTCATGCTGGCTTGAAGAGTGGAGTGGATGACTACGTGACCAAGCCATTTGATCCAGAGCACCTCCTTGCGGTTGTTCGTGGAAAACTAACGCGTTCAAGTGAATTACATGCGCGAGGAGTGCAACTCCAAGAGAAATTTCAAAAACGGGTTATTCATACTCTCTCACATGAGTTTCGTACACCTTTAGTAGCGATTAATACAGGGGCAGAGCTCTTGCTGGAACATGCTGAATCGCTCTCGGAAGACCGAACGCGAACATTGCTTGAGGCTATCTATCGAGGAGGGCAGCGTCTCGAGCGTCTCGTGAATGATTTTATGCTCATCCAACAAGTAGAAGCTGGCATAGCAGGTCGATTATTTCAGGAACGAGCTGAGCATATGGTGGTGGCGGATCTCGTTCAGGAGACGATGGAGTCACAGTATGACGCTGAGCTCTGTAATGAATGCTCATTTTCTTTCAAGAATCAGGCTCCTCATCAGAAAGCCTATCTTTATCGACCGCAATTTCAGGACGTCATGGTGCGAATCTTCGAGAATGCTGGGAAATTTTCGAGTAAGGGAGGTGCTATCGAAGTGCAGTTAAGACGTGAAGATGGATATTTAGTGCTGGAGGTCCATGATAGGGGAATTGGTGTCTCGTCTTCGCAGGTAGAGCAGGCGATGGAGATGTTTGGTCAGGTAGGAAGAGAGACGTTGGAGCAACAGGGCGGGGGGCTAGGCCTCGC
Coding sequences:
- a CDS encoding hybrid sensor histidine kinase/response regulator, translated to MMLSDEESNLPSILLVDDNETILQMLRTLFRANGFQVQSAMNGVAALDLVQKGRCDIVICDVMMPQLGGFDFLKEVRAIPEASHIPFVFLSALAEKEEVHAGLKSGVDDYVTKPFDPEHLLAVVRGKLTRSSELHARGVQLQEKFQKRVIHTLSHEFRTPLVAINTGAELLLEHAESLSEDRTRTLLEAIYRGGQRLERLVNDFMLIQQVEAGIAGRLFQERAEHMVVADLVQETMESQYDAELCNECSFSFKNQAPHQKAYLYRPQFQDVMVRIFENAGKFSSKGGAIEVQLRREDGYLVLEVHDRGIGVSSSQVEQAMEMFGQVGRETLEQQGGGLGLALVSRYIELFSGSFALHEREGGGTTAQIRIPISQSA
- a CDS encoding proline--tRNA ligase; this encodes MTKSEKNAISPRRGEDYPEWYQQIVRAADLAENSPVRGCMVIKPWGYGIWERIQRELDDRIKATGHENAYFPLLIPLSFLEREAEHVEGFAKECAVVTHHRLEERDGKLIPAGELDEPFVIRPTSETIIGETFAKWVQSYRDLPLLINQWANVMRWEMRTRLFLRTSEFLWQEGHTVHASEAEAMEETMNMLEVYRELAEDVMAMPVFTGEKSAGERFPGAERTFCIESMMQDRKALQAGTSHYLGQNFSKASGIRFVDESGEIQFGYTTSWGVSTRLVGGLIMTHGDDDGLRLPPKLAPQQIVILPVIPKDEHRESVLAFAESLQKELSSLRYSDERVRVVVDKRDLRGGEKSWQWVKKGVPIRIEVGPRDIESDKVVCYRRDRGVKDKEFFDRREFVSRVPEILETIQNTLFSEAKSYRDSHVNTDITSLDEMKEFFTPQNVEKPEIHGGFVRAPWCGDPDTEQTLAQMKLSIRCLPFDGNHAEGKCVVSGRPAQREAIIAKSY
- a CDS encoding ABC transporter ATP-binding protein, translating into MPEHSAANPLSVHSMTVAYDQRPVLWDMEFDCPTGKLTAIVGPNGAGKSTLIKACLELIPRATGIVEFWGKAYHEVQHRIGYIPQRESVDWNFPISALEVVCMGRYRKIGWLKRVKKADQEAARHYLHQVGLSDFASRQINQLSGGQQQRVFLARALAQEAELYFMDEPFAGVDATTEKAIIEILHTLRKSGKSVIAVHHDLSTVKEYFQHVLMLNTRIIAHGAVENVFNESNLRKTFGGKLSLLDEVGEALARATRGEKLPE
- a CDS encoding manganese transporter, encoding MNTYGSRKLLCSNWNANCTADPTRFDASFKHHALITLRITTALVLCILLSPSTSYSDTRTPIIVTTTGMLGDTIRNLVQEHAHVQHLMRSGVDPHMYKPTRDNIASLLKADLIFLNGLKLEGRFAHALERIQKVKQNVIAVGDLLNPLLLHAPEEYTKAYDPHIWMDPILWKEVTRIISDSLITHFPNMESVIRKNTNNYLSQLDELNAFASDSIRLIPERKRVLVTAHDAFHYFGTRYRVRVIGIQGISTESEAGIRDIKGIVSQLIEREVPAVFIESTVSDRNVRAIREGSEAQGHTVQLGGTLFSDAMGEEGTPEGTYIGMIKHNITTFVTAMRKEPNQSHKEDLS
- a CDS encoding aminotransferase class III-fold pyridoxal phosphate-dependent enzyme; the protein is MRYTGVKLLEQLRAFTRQSSVCGLSNDEVEYFFSRDPLLRQAIEQAIDNIQFIDLEFPGLKELTEDALQQSLGQDFLNFYPPETSSPYVPLAARGPWIVTAGGAVIYEAGGYGMLGHGHDPDCIREAMATRQTMANIMTPSFSQHRTGKQLKALIGHKHSTQQCPFSKFIFMNSGSEAMGVALRISDAHAKKATDTGGQHRGKRVRIMSFRGSFHGRTYRAARISGSTSNKYEAALASFSDHSDWIEVPVNDVSRFHELFDNLVREECFIESLVLEPVMGEGNPGYPLSREFYDAARARTKEHGSFLIIDSIQAGLRAHGVLSVIDYPEFETCEPPDMEVYSKALNGGQYPLSVLAMQQWAADEYALGTYGNTMTAAPRALDVASQVLKACSPSLEKNICSKGKEFLTKLQALQQELPDLILKVQGTGLLLSAELSPEILVVGNDGAEQRLRRTGVNVIHGGKNSLRYTPWFLISSDEIDLVIRKSRETILSLVSK
- a CDS encoding cysteine synthase family protein, with the protein product MTTKTLQNLQNPLLSLIGNTPLVRLDLPTEATVYAKLEFLNPGGSIKDRAALYMVEDAEERGLLKPGGTIVEGSSGNQGIALAMIGAVKGYRVIIVVPKHTSSEKKAALRAYGAELHIAPDASSHDDPDSYSKRAQKLAQEIPGAFMPNQYYNVKNAEAHYASTGPEIWEQTNGEITHFFCGMGSCGTISGTSKFLKEKNSQIVVTGADSAHSLLSAKTPRAYAVEGIGVDVFSEVLQRQLVDTVVPIYDEHAFQTAREYARKGYLVGPSSGAVLYALSTQLQHLKRDDVAVCILADSGRAYLSKLFSIQMSAADLEAYHEEREAERSVAL
- a CDS encoding HTH domain-containing protein, whose protein sequence is MRRKPNKDSKKRREPRDSSDAKSLSFRASHFETKREQHNLEAAEDYTELVYELEQRIGEARTGTIAEHLGISHVTALRTIKRLQALGYLKTARQKPVELTAKGRKLAIASKARHEMLVDFFVSLGVPREIAEHDVEGAEHHFSKVTLRRIRQELERRTD
- the fabD gene encoding [acyl-carrier-protein] S-malonyltransferase yields the protein MENASIFALFPGQGAQMVGMGKSFFENSSHAKERFQEADDALSMKLSTVCFEGPIEQLTKTEITQPALLTVSVIAYEAWRQKNPDIQIKVAAGHSLGEYSALVASGAISFRDALLLVHNRGKFMQGAVKEGEGSMIAVLGKELSEIKAAITDCAGTTVQMANINAPGQVVLAGTAGDIEIFCEKNPAWKIKKLQVSAPFHCSLMKPAEEQLAPLLAEVELHTPQFPIVQNVSAALTEDPKIIRENLVKQVCGSVRWVECVESAIQLCGVTNSVEFGSGKVLTGLMRRINKTVQTMNICEYEDIV